The Natrinema amylolyticum region TTTCAGTAACGGATACACGGAAACGTCTGATAGGTTTCTGAGATCGTTCTCCGTTACACGGAAGCAGCTCATCTGCTGGTGATGGGACCCGACAATTCGCTTCTTCGTCTGAAATCGAACGTGCCGACTCGATCGGATTGATCGTTCGTGGGATCGTTCGCGAGGATCTCACATTGAAACGGCAGACACGCGGCTCACGACGCTGATCGACGAGCGTCGTTACTCCGCTCTCGGTGAGAAGAGAGTGTTGTTCTTCACGGCGACGATACTAGTGCGTAGCTGTTCCTCTCATGAAGGGAGTCCGCCGGGAAGAGGCAGACATGACCAAGCGCGTCTTCCATGCGCTATATCCTTTCTTGCGTCTGTTCTCGGAATCCTTATCCGTCGATACGCGGACATTCCGCTATGTACGATCTCACTGGCTTCCAGCGTGACCTCCTGTACACGATCGTCGGCCAGGACGACCCACACGGGCTCGCGATCAAAGAGGAACTCGAGGAGTACTACGAGAAGGAGATCCATCACGGGCGGCTCTATCCGAATCTCGACGAGGTCGTCGACAAGGGCCTCGTCGAGAAAGGCGAACTCGACAAGCGAACGAATTACTACACGATCACCGCCCGTGGCCGCCGTGAACTCGAGGCTCGACGGGAGTGGGAAGACCAGTACGTCAGCGAGTTACTCTCGGACTCGGAGTGACGGGGCGAGAGCAGGCCAATCGACAGACTCGAGTACCTCATCGAACAGTACGAGGACCAGCCCGAGATAGACGAGGCCGCGGATCCGTGGGAGGCGTTGCGGACGCGAATCGATCAGTGCCTGTTCGGGCCCGACTTCGGCGACGGCTTCGACCACTGGGAGCGAATGACGGTCTACCACGAACTATTCTCGCAGGCCCAGCACAACGACCGTCACCGCGACGTGTTCACCGACCACTACGAACAGCTCCGCGGCAAATCACGAGCGTTCTCCGAACCGGGATCGAACAGGGCGCTTTCAGAGACGTCGACGTCGAAGATATGGCACAACTCATCACGGACGTCATCCACGCCGCTCGAGCCAGGAAGATCGCGCTCGGACATGACGACGCCCCTGACCAGGCACGGCGTGCGATCGACGAGTTCGTTCTCTCCTCACTTCGTCCCGCTTCCGCCGAAGGAAACCAAGAGTAATTTGGGAAGCGACGCCGCAGTACGCTCGTTTTCGGCCTGCCGTCACGGTACCAGCACCGATTCTCGCGACGGACAGCACGCAATCGCCGCTGCCGCCGAGCGTCGGCCAGCGGACTACCGCAGCCGACCTACCGGGCGGACTGGGATCGGTCGACTTGTCCAGATGACGCGAGTCTATTGAGCCCTCAGCGAGTATCGGTAGAGATCCCTGCACAGTACCGGTGACCGATGTCCCACAACGAATCGTACCATTCCTAGTCAATCCAGAGAATGAGGTGATGAATACGGCTTCTATATGTGCCAAAAGAACTGAGATAGTGCCGGTCTGACTGAAAGATCTAATACGTTATACGTTGGCGTCCCACATGGTGGTCACAAAATGGCCGAACAATGGCAACTCGAAGGGGACTACGTCGAAGCCTGCAACTGTGACGTCACGTGTCAGTGCATCTGGCTAGAACCACCCGACGACGACGTCTGTACGGTGTCGCTGGCGTGGCATATACGGGACGGACAGTACGGGGACGTGAACCTGAGCGGGCTCTCTGTCGGACTGCTCATCTCCACTGAAGC contains the following coding sequences:
- a CDS encoding PadR family transcriptional regulator, encoding MYDLTGFQRDLLYTIVGQDDPHGLAIKEELEEYYEKEIHHGRLYPNLDEVVDKGLVEKGELDKRTNYYTITARGRRELEARREWEDQYVSELLSDSE